The Gossypium hirsutum isolate 1008001.06 chromosome D07, Gossypium_hirsutum_v2.1, whole genome shotgun sequence genome includes the window tttaatttgtaaacCATGAGGTGTGGTGATTAACCATGTGGTCGGGGATTTGATCTCCGTTCATAGGAATGGAGTACAATTCATGGCTAGCTGTTTACTTTTTCTGAGAGTACTCGCAGTGAGGGGATTAGTCATTGCTACCGGTGTTAAAtcaaaaaagttataaatttgtGTAAAGAAAGCTTATTGTTTCAAGAGAATGTTTTCATATATCCAGCCTTGCTTTAGCTTTATATGGTTCTTCATTTAAGTATATAAAGGGGAAGACAATTTGTTATTGGTGATTTCCATTCTAAGAAGGGGAAAAAAGTGTTTTCTAATTCTACACAAATTTATACTAATTGCCAAGTGTTCCCAATCTGCAGTTTATGTTTTTTGGCCTCTTTGAAATGAAGTGTTATGGTGATCTTTACATGTTAGAATGTGTCATTTAGGTGTGATTGTGAAGAGAATGAAAATTTGCTATTCCTAATCATTATAACAGTGATGGGCacaaaacattaattttattttctaatttgacCCTTTGTTTCTCTCTTCCTTTTTTGCAGGAATCTGCAAAGACCAAGCATCCACAGCTTCATTACGAGTCAAAATTGTATATGCTTCTTCAAGGAGGAAGTAAGTCTATGTTTGTGCTTCACTCTCCTAACTTGACTATGGTCTTCTCTGGTAGCCTTGTCCACTGCACTTCCGTTAATGCCATTAtgtgaaagggaaaaaaagagagaaaaacatgCAAGCTCTGTGGAAGCCATAATTTCTTTGATTCATATCTTTGTAAACCAGTCTTCATTCAATTTACGATTGCTCTTGGTAGTGGTTGGTTTAGAAAGTGAATAGCTGGCCTTCTTTCCTTCACATGATTATCGCACTATCAACTTAGTCTTTAAACAATTGTTGAACAaattactaacttttttttcctGGTCAAGCTAGCAGGTTGATGTCTTATCTTGAAATAATGTTGCTAGtttttttggataaatttttagaaagcaattatttttatccttaaataaCTTGTTGAGGGTTCTCCTTGATACAGCGGGTATTCCGCACCTCAAGTGGTTCGGAATTGAGGCAGATTACAATGTCATGGTAATTGACCTTCTTGGACCTAGTTTGGAAGATTTGTTCAACTACTGCAACCGGAAACTTTCATTAAAGACGGTGTTGATGCTTGCTGATCAGTTAGTAAGTATAACATTCTTTTCATGATGAAGAATCAGTTCAGTTTTTTAATAATATTCTcccttttcaactttttttttctttttttttttcagattaatAGAGTAGAATATATGCATTCAAGAGGTTTTCTTCACCGTGACATAAAGCCTGACAACTTCTTGATGGGCCTAGGACGCAAGGCAAATCAGGTATTTAAAGTTAtcttgtattatatttttttggcaAACATAACATGCACAGACAGTACACATTACACTGCTTGCACAGCCACTTTCAAATTTGAATTGCTGGtcacaataaaaatattatttcatttctaCGTATAGGACTTTGTTACACTTGAAAAGTATGAAATATTCTGATGTCGGTTTTTCATTATTGTTACTACAGGTATATATCATTGACTATGGTCTTGCGAAGAAGTATAGGGATCTTCAAACTCATAAGCACATCCCGTATAGGTGATTATCTTTTTGGTGACTTGTTAATACAGAAACTTGAAGATCTCAAGATTGTATAGTTCTCATCATAATGCATGACTATCAAGTCAAGATACTAGATAAGAAAGTTACTTCATGGTCTAGCTACGTTTTTCAGCTCAGTTTTTGCTTTACTTATGGATGCAACTTATAATGCCTTAGCATTTTGTACAATTCGAGGAATATCATATTGCCTACTTTCTTTGTATCAAGTTCCTACTTGGTAAAGATATACCGAATATTTGGTGCAACCAAATACATTTGTTTGCGAAACGACTGATCGGATTCTTTTGCTGCAGAGAAAACAAAAACCTCACAGGCACTGCTCGTTATGCAAGTGTTAACACTCACCTTGGAATTGGTAAGTTGTGTTATTTTGCGACTCAACTAGTAGCAGTAAATCATATATCATAGATGAAAGTTTACTTGTTACTCTGTTTTAATACATTCTTCTATTTTATCGGCAGAGCAAAGCCGCAGAGATGATTTGGAATCCCTTGGTTATGTGCTTATGTATTTCCTGAGAGGAAGGTTGTGTATATGATCACCCCATCTCATTTCATTCATGGTTTTATATTGTTTCTTGTTGCTGAATCTTTGTTCTTAGTTTTCCTTTGCAATGATTTTGAATTTGATTCAGTTTGCACCATTTCTTTGCTTCAGCCTTCCCTGGCAGGGGCTAAAAGCTGGCACGAAAAAGCAAAAATATGATAAGATTAGCGAAAAGAAAGTGTCGACTTCTATAGAGGTATGTTTACTTGCCCCATCCTTCGACAGATTGGTTCCctttgagaaatttaatttttatgatatcaCTCTTGCTTCGTTGTTCATTAGTACTGGTTTATGCGTGTTTAATAGGTGCTCTGTAAGTCATATCCATCTGAGTTTGTCTCATATTTTCACTACTGTCGTTCTTTGCGGTTTGAAGATAAACCCGATTATTCCTATCTGAAGAGGCTTTTCCGAGACTTGTTTATAAGAGAAGGTTAGTTATCATCATTGTGGTTATGCATTCTGTCACTCTTTCGCACACATACACACATACTCAAACCAGAGGATGTTGTTGAACTTATTTCTCCATGGAATGTCAAGTTCTTTGTTTTCTGTTCATTCGCTTAAGAAAATCGTATTGCTGTAGGTTGTCAGTTTGACTACATCTTTGATTGGACCGTATTAAAGTACCCACAGATCGGTGGCAGCTCCCGAGTGCGGGTAAGTACTTATAAACTTCTAGCACTCAGTTACAGTCATCTCCGGAGCATTGCTTAGTTTTTGCATCTGTTTTTCAGCATTCCAGTGGAAGAGCAGGTTTAGCTGCAGGAGCAGCCATTGAAAAACCCGAAAGAATCTCAGGTCTGCTTTGTTTCAAAAGAACTAGATTTCTCGTTAAGTCGTATGATCATACTTTTTTTTCCGTGGAACTTCAGACATATGTTGCTCAACTATTTGGTTTAGAAGATGGCCATTCTTTAACTATCATGATTTATACTAACCTCTATGCATTCTTGATGAAATCATTCAGTGGGAAGAGAGATTCGGGATAGATTCTCCGGTGCGGTTGAAGCATTTTCTAAGAGAAATGTTTCAAGTCCTAGTCCTCGTCGTGATCATTCTAGACACAAGACTGCTGAGGGTGTAACCTTGTCAAAGCATGTGGTGAGCTTTAACTTCCAGTCAAAGAAACTATCTTACCATTTTCCTTGACTGCAGTTTCCGACATTCTAATCTCCAGTCTGGTATTTTCAGCACCCAGATTCAGATAAAAGATGCAGTCCTTCTCGATATGGTAGCACTTCAAGGAAAGCTGTAGTAACAAGCAGGCCTGGTTCATCCAGTGAACCCAATGACATTCCGCAAAACCGACAGGTTTCAAGTAGCAGTCGCATGTCTACCACACCAAGACTCCTTGCCTTCGAGTCGAAAACATCCAACCGTTCGGCCACTGTTAAAGGTAGCCGTGATAATCACCCTCTTCGAAGTTTTGAGCTCCTCTCGTTAAGGAAATGATGGAGAAGATTATCAGTTGCAAGCTGATGTTTTTAATAACTTACAATCTCAATTGTAGACGTTTTATTCTCACCAACatctttcaaaaaatttattcgtGAAATTTTTTGAACTGAATTATTAGATTAATTCtcttttttggtttattttggtgttccttttaatttgtttaaaatcgAAATCAACTTTTgtaattgatggttaaattttaCTAACAAGTAACGTTTGAGGTTTATGCATTCTGCACTCCTCAAACATTTGTATCATGATAGTCATAGTCAGTACCATATTAGTAGAAGAATATCGAAAATTCGGTATCGACATGTATACCATACACAATTATATCAAAGTTACATGGAGGTATTTGTTACCTTGTGGAAACATGAATCATCACTGTCATATCTACAAAACAAAATTACCAACTTGCAGATATGATAATTCTAGGGAATAACTTCAATGGTTTAATGAAGTAAAACCTGGagttttaacttttatatttttggttCATGGATTTCTAAGAGCTGCCAACCGCTTCTCGAGCTCATCAACACCCGAGCTGCATTACGgaataaaaattatcaaacaaaAGAGAACGCTTTCTCTTTCAGGAAACAAATTCAAACAGTGGTTTACGAGACCCAGCTTTTAGAATATTTGGGTGATCTCCTATTTATACACACACATTGCACAATGACGTGAAAGCTTATTATTGCAAGTAAGGTGGAAATCGTTGGGCATGAAATTCAAATCTAAGGTGGGGATCTTCATCAAACACATGGGTCTCTGACAACTGCAAAAAACATTCCAATTGAGAAGG containing:
- the LOC107958636 gene encoding casein kinase 1-like protein 6; the protein is MDNVIGGKFKLGRKIGSGSFGELYLGVNVQTKEEVAVKLESAKTKHPQLHYESKLYMLLQGGTGIPHLKWFGIEADYNVMVIDLLGPSLEDLFNYCNRKLSLKTVLMLADQLINRVEYMHSRGFLHRDIKPDNFLMGLGRKANQVYIIDYGLAKKYRDLQTHKHIPYRENKNLTGTARYASVNTHLGIEQSRRDDLESLGYVLMYFLRGSLPWQGLKAGTKKQKYDKISEKKVSTSIEVLCKSYPSEFVSYFHYCRSLRFEDKPDYSYLKRLFRDLFIREGCQFDYIFDWTVLKYPQIGGSSRVRHSSGRAGLAAGAAIEKPERISVGREIRDRFSGAVEAFSKRNVSSPSPRRDHSRHKTAEGVTLSKHVHPDSDKRCSPSRYGSTSRKAVVTSRPGSSSEPNDIPQNRQVSSSSRMSTTPRLLAFESKTSNRSATVKGSRDNHPLRSFELLSLRK